A genome region from Coffea arabica cultivar ET-39 chromosome 7e, Coffea Arabica ET-39 HiFi, whole genome shotgun sequence includes the following:
- the LOC113723082 gene encoding alpha-dioxygenase PIOX-like — protein sequence MATLVANSVKAVLVAPFHNFIHKDFHEVVKRMTLVDKLLFLIIHFVDKLGIWHRLPVFLGLIYLGIRRHLHQEYNLFNVGKTPTGVRFNPADFPFRTADGEFNDPFNEGAGSEDSFFGRNVLPVDQRNKLLKPNPMVVATKLLARRNLKDTGKQFNMIAASWIQFMIHDWIDHLEDTQQIELTAPAEIASQCPLKSFKFYKTKEVPTGFYEIKTGHLNRRTPWWDASAIYGSDEKSLKQVRTFKDGKLKISRDGLLLHEDDDGRAISGDVRNSWAGVSLLQALFVMEHNSVCDALKKEYPELGDEELYRHARLVTSAIIAKIHTIDWTVELLKTDTLHAAMRANWYGLLGKKFKDTFGHVGGAILSGLVGLKKPDNHGVPYSLTEEFVSVYRMHSLLPDDLLLRDTNAATGPNKSPPLSKQIAMPNLIGINGEKVLSGIGFTRQMVSMGHQACGALELWNYPLWLRDVIPQNPDGTERPDHVDLPALEIFRDRERSVARYNAFRRALLLIPISKWEDLTDDAESIKTLREVYGNDVEELDLLVGLMAEKKIKGFAISETAFIIFVVMASRRLEADRFFTTNFNEETYTKKGLERVNTTESLKDVLDRHYPEMTKKWMNSSSAFSVWDSAPNARNPIPLYLRVPQ from the exons ATGGCTACACTAGTAGCTAATTCTGTTAAGGCCGTCTTGGTGGCCCCTTTTCATAACTTCATCCACAAAGATTTCCATGAAGTTGTAAAGCGGATGACTCTCGTTGACAAGCTTCTCTTTCTC ATCATTCACTTCGTGGACAAGCTGGGAATTTGGCATCGTTTGCCGGTGTTCCTGGGGCTAATATATCTGGGCATTCGTCGCCACCTGCATCAGGAATACAATTTGTTCAACGTTGGCAAAACGCCAACAGGTGTTCGATTCAACCCGGCTGATTTTCCTTTTAGGACGGCCGACGGAGAGTTTAATGATCCCTTCAACGAAGGTGCTGGTAGCGAAGATTCCTTCTTTGGGAGGAACGTTCTTCCCGTTGACCAGCGTAACAAG TTATTGAAGCCGAATCCTATGGTGGTCGCAACCAAGCTTCTAGCACGTAGAAATCTCAAAGATACGGGGAAGCAATTCAACATGATCGCAGCTTCCTGGATACAATTCATGATACACGACTGGATCGACCACTTAGAAGATACCCAACAG ATTGAACTTACTGCACCGGCTGAAATCGCAAGCCAGTGCCCTCTCAAGTCTTTCAAGTTTTATAAGACGAAGGAGGTTCCTACAGGCTTCTACGAGATTAAGACCGGTCACTTGAACCGCAGAACACCTTGGTG GGATGCGAGTGCTATTTACGGGAGTGACGAGAAGAGCCTGAAACAAGTGAGGACTTTTAAAGATGGAAAGCTCAAGATATCCAGGGATGGACTTCTTCTCCACGAGGATGATGATGGACGTGCCATCTCCGGCGACGTCCGTAACAGCTGGGCCGGCGTATCTCTGCTCCAGGCCCTCTTTGTCATGGAGCATAATTCGGTCTGCGATGCCCTGAAG AAGGAATATCCGGAGCTGGGAGACGAGGAATTGTATCGGCATGCAAGACTGGTGACTTCTGCTATCATCGCAAAGATCCACACCATTGATTGGACTGTTGAGCTCCTCAAAACCGACACTCTGCATGCAGCAATGCGGGCTAATTG GTATGGCTTGCTGGGAAAGAAGTTTAAGGATACATTTGGGCACGTTGGAGGAGCCATCCTGAGCGGTCTAGTGGGGCTGAAGAAGCCTGACAATCATGGGGTACCTTACTCCTTGACTGAGGAATTTGTGAGCGTTTACAGGATGCACTCCCTCCTGCCGGATGACCTTCTCCTCAGAGACACCAATGCCGCAACAGGACCCAATAAATCTCCTCCTCTGTCCAAACA GATTGCCATGCCCAATCTGATCGGTATAAATGGGGAAAAGGTGTTGTCAGGAATTGGATTCACCAGGCAAATGGTATCAATGGGTCACCAAGCATGTGGAGCACTTGAGCTCTGGAATTATCCTCTGTGGCTCAGGGATGTTATTCCACAGAATCCGGATGGAACCGAAAGGCCTGATCACGTCGACCTTCCAGCTCTTGAGA TTTTTAGGGACAGGGAAAGAAGCGTAGCTAGATACAATGCTTTCAGGAGGGCCCTCCTGTTAATCCCCATCTCCAAATGGGAAGACCTCACAGATGATGCTGAATCCATCAAAACTCTTCGTGAGGTCTATGGTAACGATGTTGAGGAGTTGGATTTGTTAGTGGGGCTCATGGCAGAGAAAAAGATCAAGGGTTTCGCCATTAGCGAGACAGCATTCATCATATTCGTCGTCATGGCATCGAG GAGACTAGAGGCAGACAGGTTCTTCACAACCAATTTCAACGAGGAGACGTACACCAAGAAAGGTCTGGAACGGGTGAACACAACTGAGAGCCTGAAAGATGTATTGGACCGCCACTACCCTGAGATGACAAAGAAATGGATGAACTCCAGCAGTGCATTTTCAGTTTGGGATTCAGCTCCCAATGCTCGAAATCCTATCCCACTTTACCTGCGTGTTCCTCAGTGA
- the LOC113722801 gene encoding uncharacterized protein, with amino-acid sequence MSQGYALELYFDPALENQVLKAWNVLARRQISTQLIEIESRPHITLFSSPLVDVSKLENTVKNFASKQEPLPLSFSSIGSLANDNNVLFLAPTPSLSLIQFHLQLCDAMRKDGIEIGEDYRPDSWIPHCPVAEEVPKARMAEAFTVLRDLKMPVTGYAMDIALVEYPPVRELCSFVLGGGTVEP; translated from the coding sequence ATGTCACAAGGTTATGCATTGGAGCTTTACTTTGATCCTGCACTTGAAAACCAGGTCTTGAAGGCCTGGAATGTGTTGGCTCGCCGACAGATTAGTACTCAGCTTATTGAAATTGAATCCAGACCCCACATTACCTTATTTTCTAGCCCGCTTGTCGATGTCTCAAAACTTGAAAACACTGTGAAAAACTTTGCTTCAAAGCAAGAACCTTTGCCGTTGTcattttcttcaattggaagCCTTGCTAATGACAACAACGTTCTCTTTCTTGCGCCAACACCATCCTTATCTCTCATTCAATTCCACCTTCAATTGTGTGATGCAATGAGAAAAGATGGCATTGAAATTGGGGAGGATTATCGCCCTGATTCATGGATTCCACATTGTCCTGTTGCCGAAGAAGTGCCAAAGGCTCGAATGGCTGAGGCATTTACTGTTTTACGGGATTTGAAGATGCCAGTCACTGGATATGCAATGGATATTGCATTGGTTGAGTATCCACCAGTCCGCGAACTATGCTCCTTTGTGCTTGGTGGCGGCACTGTTGAACCTTGA